A DNA window from Pleuronectes platessa chromosome 19, fPlePla1.1, whole genome shotgun sequence contains the following coding sequences:
- the fer gene encoding tyrosine-protein kinase Fer isoform X1: protein MGFGRDLRNSHEGLLKLQDWELKLLETVKRFMTLRVKSDKEYAALLLNMTQQTEKQEAADYVSTVSKSWSQVIRQTEALGRVMRSHADELNSGPLHRLATLIRDKQQVKKSYQSLHQQLESHNHKVTRSDLEKLKATYRQLSRDANNAKEKYKEALTKGREAERARERYDKVTAKLHNLHNQYVLAVCGARKQQDDHRRNAAPALLDALQRMQEDMTLALKSILEEYCEISSLLTDDIVKVHQEISAAVQQIDPLAEYQHFIDAYRSPETPEPNVEFDTTLLEETDNLPANEILWNTLTADSLQAMMSSATEELTLTQQNLRTKEALADDLDTKIQTSQQDGERRSDCVLLLSQKLALLELRHAVQSLRGSEARLASQKALLDTKMAAAANSPPPQPSPPALPYEDDARSMGSTDKTKEKTSRFDTLRHSLAGMIRSPKSVLGSSSSQFFDVIPTSERPLGEQDWYHGAIPRTEAQELLRQQGDFLVRESHGKPGEYVLSVFSDEQRRHFIIQFADSQYRFEGTGFSTIPQLIEHHFTTKQVITKKSGVVLLHPVLKDKKWILNHEDVTLGDLLGKGNFGEVFKGTLQRDKLPVAVKTCKEDLPPELKIRFLSEARILKQYDHPNIVKLIGVCTQRQPIYIVMELVPGGDFLSFLRKKKDEMKTKQLVRFSVDAAAGMAYLESKNCIHRDLAARNCLVGEGSVLKISDFGMSRQEDDGIYSSSGLKQIPIKWTAPEALNYGRYSSESDVWSYGILLWETFSLGVCPYPGMTNQQAREQVEKGYRMVCPQRCPDEVYKVMQRCWQYNPEERPKFSELQRDLTAIKKK from the exons ATGGGGTTTGGTCGGGATCTGAGGAATTCCCATGAGGGTTTACTGAAGCTGCAGGACTGGGAGCTAAAG CTGCTGGAGACGGTGAAGCGATTCATGACTCTGCGGGTGAAGAGTGATAAGGAGTACGCGGCTCTGCTGCTTAACATGACTCAACAAACTGAGAAACAGGAAGCTGCGGACTACGTCAGCACCGTCAGCAAG tcctGGTCGCAGGTGATTCGTCAGACGGAGGCGTTGGGGCGAGTGATGAGGAGTCACGCTGACGAGCTGAACTCAGGTCCTCTGCACCGCCTCGCCACATTGATACGAGACAAGCAGCAGGTGAAGAAGAGCTACCAGAGTCTTCATCAACAGCTAGAGAGCCACAATCACAAG GTGACCAGGAGTGACCTGGAGAAGCTGAAGGCGACGTACCGTCAGTTGAGCCGTGACGCAAACAACgccaaagaaaaatataaagaagCTCTGACAAAAG GCCGGGAGGCAGAGCGTGCCCGAGAGCGTTACGACAAAGTGACAGCGAAGCTCCACAACCTTCATAACCAGTATGTGTTGGCAGTGTGCGGCGCGAGGAAGCAGCAGGACGACCACCGACGCAACGCGGCGCCTGCTCTGCTGGACGCTCTGCAGCGGATGCAGGAGGATATGACGCTCGCACT TAAGAGTATTCTGGAGGAGTACTGTGAGATCAGCAGTCTTCTGACCGACGACATCGTGAAAGTTCATCAGGAGATCTCAGCAGCTGTTCAGCAGATCGATCCACTCGCCGAGTATCAACACTTCATCGATGCATACAG gtcacCGGAGACTCCGGAGCCAAACGTGGAGTTTGACACTACTCTATTGGAGGAGACGGACAACCTGCCGGCCAATGAGATCCTCTGGAACACGCTGACGGCTGACAGTCTGCAGGCCAT GATGTCGTCAGCGACAGAGGAGCTGACGCTGACTCAGCAGAACCTGAGGACGAAGGAGGCCTTGGCCGATGACCTCGACACCAAGATTCAGACAAGCCAGCAAGATGGCGAGCGGAGGAGCGA ctgtgtgctgctgctcagtCAGAAGCTCGCGCTCCTCGAGCTCCGTCACGCTGTCCAGTCTCTGCGTGGATCTGAGGCCCGCCTCGCCTCCCAGAAGGCCCTGCTGGACACCAAGATGGCTGCCGCCGCCAACTCCCCTCCCCCACAACCGTCTCCCCCTGCACTGCCATATGAGGACGACGCTCGTTCTATGGGATCTACT gaTAAAACGAAGGAGAAGACGTCTCGTTTCGACACGCTGCGTCACTCTCTCGCTGGAATGATTCGTTCTCCTAAATCGGTgcttggctcctcctcctca caGTTCTTTGATGTGATCCCCACATCGGAGCGCCCCCTGGGGGAACAGGATTGGTATCATGGTGCCATCCCCCGCACTGAGGCTCAGGAGCTCCTGCGGCAACAGGGAGACTTCCTGGTGCGGGAGAGTCACGGTAAACCAGGCGAGTACGTCCTGTCGGTGTTCTCTGATGAGCAGAGACGACACTTCATCATCCAGTTCGCCGAC AGTCAGTACCGCTTCGAAGGGACCGGGTTCTCCACAATCCCTCAACTCATCGAGCATCATTTCACCACCAAGCAGGTCATCACCAAGAAGTCTGGAGTCGTTCTCCTCCACCCTGTCCTCAAG GATAAGAAGTGGATCCTGAACCATGAGGACGTGACGCTCGGGGACCTGCTGGGAAAG GGGAACTTTGGCGAAGTGTTTAAAGGGACACTGCAGCGCGACAAACTGCCGGTTGCTGTTAAAACGTGTAAAGAAGATTTACCTCCAGAGCTGAAGATCCGCTTCCTGTCTGAGGCCAG gaTACTGAAGCAGTACGACCACCCGAACATTGTGAAGCTGATTGGTGTTTGTACGCAGCGACAGCCGATCTACATCGTCATGGAGCTGGTTCCTG GTGGAGACTTCCTGTCCTTTCTTAGGAAGAAGAAAGACGAGATGAAAACGAAGCAGCTTGTTCGCTTCTCTGTCGATGCCGCTGCTGGGATGGCATACCTGGAGAGCAAGAACTGCATCCACAG GGACCTGGCGGCGAGGAACTGTCTGGTGGGGGAGGGCAGCGTGTTGAAGATCAGTGACTTTGGGATGAGTCGTCAGGAGGACGATGGCATTTATTCTTCCTCTGGACTCAAACAGATTCCCATCAAATGGACGGCACCTGAAGCCCTCAACTATG GTCGTTACAGCTCAGAGAGTGATGTGTGGAGTTACGGGATCCTGCTGTGGGAAACCTTTAGTCTCGGGGTGTGTCCTTATCCCGGGATGACCAATCAGCAGGCTCGAGAGCAggtggaaaaag GTTACAGGATGGTGTGTCCTCAGCGGTGCCCGGATGAAGTGTACAAAGTGATGCAGCGTTGCTGGCAGTACAACCCAGAGGAACGACCCAAGttctctgagctgcagcgagACCTCACCGCCATCAAGAAaaagtga
- the fer gene encoding tyrosine-protein kinase Fer isoform X2 — protein MGFGRDLRNSHEGLLKLQDWELKLLETVKRFMTLRVKSDKEYAALLLNMTQQTEKQEAADYVSTVSKSWSQVIRQTEALGRVMRSHADELNSGPLHRLATLIRDKQQVKKSYQSLHQQLESHNHKVTRSDLEKLKATYRQLSRDANNAKEKYKEALTKGREAERARERYDKVTAKLHNLHNQYVLAVCGARKQQDDHRRNAAPALLDALQRMQEDMTLALKSILEEYCEISSLLTDDIVKVHQEISAAVQQIDPLAEYQHFIDAYRSPETPEPNVEFDTTLLEETDNLPANEILWNTLTADSLQAMMSSATEELTLTQQNLRTKEALADDLDTKIQTSQQDGERRSDCVLLLSQKLALLELRHAVQSLRGSEARLASQKALLDTKMAAAANSPPPQPSPPALPYEDDARSMGSTDKTKEKTSRFDTLRHSLAGMIRSPKSVLGSSSSFFDVIPTSERPLGEQDWYHGAIPRTEAQELLRQQGDFLVRESHGKPGEYVLSVFSDEQRRHFIIQFADSQYRFEGTGFSTIPQLIEHHFTTKQVITKKSGVVLLHPVLKDKKWILNHEDVTLGDLLGKGNFGEVFKGTLQRDKLPVAVKTCKEDLPPELKIRFLSEARILKQYDHPNIVKLIGVCTQRQPIYIVMELVPGGDFLSFLRKKKDEMKTKQLVRFSVDAAAGMAYLESKNCIHRDLAARNCLVGEGSVLKISDFGMSRQEDDGIYSSSGLKQIPIKWTAPEALNYGRYSSESDVWSYGILLWETFSLGVCPYPGMTNQQAREQVEKGYRMVCPQRCPDEVYKVMQRCWQYNPEERPKFSELQRDLTAIKKK, from the exons ATGGGGTTTGGTCGGGATCTGAGGAATTCCCATGAGGGTTTACTGAAGCTGCAGGACTGGGAGCTAAAG CTGCTGGAGACGGTGAAGCGATTCATGACTCTGCGGGTGAAGAGTGATAAGGAGTACGCGGCTCTGCTGCTTAACATGACTCAACAAACTGAGAAACAGGAAGCTGCGGACTACGTCAGCACCGTCAGCAAG tcctGGTCGCAGGTGATTCGTCAGACGGAGGCGTTGGGGCGAGTGATGAGGAGTCACGCTGACGAGCTGAACTCAGGTCCTCTGCACCGCCTCGCCACATTGATACGAGACAAGCAGCAGGTGAAGAAGAGCTACCAGAGTCTTCATCAACAGCTAGAGAGCCACAATCACAAG GTGACCAGGAGTGACCTGGAGAAGCTGAAGGCGACGTACCGTCAGTTGAGCCGTGACGCAAACAACgccaaagaaaaatataaagaagCTCTGACAAAAG GCCGGGAGGCAGAGCGTGCCCGAGAGCGTTACGACAAAGTGACAGCGAAGCTCCACAACCTTCATAACCAGTATGTGTTGGCAGTGTGCGGCGCGAGGAAGCAGCAGGACGACCACCGACGCAACGCGGCGCCTGCTCTGCTGGACGCTCTGCAGCGGATGCAGGAGGATATGACGCTCGCACT TAAGAGTATTCTGGAGGAGTACTGTGAGATCAGCAGTCTTCTGACCGACGACATCGTGAAAGTTCATCAGGAGATCTCAGCAGCTGTTCAGCAGATCGATCCACTCGCCGAGTATCAACACTTCATCGATGCATACAG gtcacCGGAGACTCCGGAGCCAAACGTGGAGTTTGACACTACTCTATTGGAGGAGACGGACAACCTGCCGGCCAATGAGATCCTCTGGAACACGCTGACGGCTGACAGTCTGCAGGCCAT GATGTCGTCAGCGACAGAGGAGCTGACGCTGACTCAGCAGAACCTGAGGACGAAGGAGGCCTTGGCCGATGACCTCGACACCAAGATTCAGACAAGCCAGCAAGATGGCGAGCGGAGGAGCGA ctgtgtgctgctgctcagtCAGAAGCTCGCGCTCCTCGAGCTCCGTCACGCTGTCCAGTCTCTGCGTGGATCTGAGGCCCGCCTCGCCTCCCAGAAGGCCCTGCTGGACACCAAGATGGCTGCCGCCGCCAACTCCCCTCCCCCACAACCGTCTCCCCCTGCACTGCCATATGAGGACGACGCTCGTTCTATGGGATCTACT gaTAAAACGAAGGAGAAGACGTCTCGTTTCGACACGCTGCGTCACTCTCTCGCTGGAATGATTCGTTCTCCTAAATCGGTgcttggctcctcctcctca TTCTTTGATGTGATCCCCACATCGGAGCGCCCCCTGGGGGAACAGGATTGGTATCATGGTGCCATCCCCCGCACTGAGGCTCAGGAGCTCCTGCGGCAACAGGGAGACTTCCTGGTGCGGGAGAGTCACGGTAAACCAGGCGAGTACGTCCTGTCGGTGTTCTCTGATGAGCAGAGACGACACTTCATCATCCAGTTCGCCGAC AGTCAGTACCGCTTCGAAGGGACCGGGTTCTCCACAATCCCTCAACTCATCGAGCATCATTTCACCACCAAGCAGGTCATCACCAAGAAGTCTGGAGTCGTTCTCCTCCACCCTGTCCTCAAG GATAAGAAGTGGATCCTGAACCATGAGGACGTGACGCTCGGGGACCTGCTGGGAAAG GGGAACTTTGGCGAAGTGTTTAAAGGGACACTGCAGCGCGACAAACTGCCGGTTGCTGTTAAAACGTGTAAAGAAGATTTACCTCCAGAGCTGAAGATCCGCTTCCTGTCTGAGGCCAG gaTACTGAAGCAGTACGACCACCCGAACATTGTGAAGCTGATTGGTGTTTGTACGCAGCGACAGCCGATCTACATCGTCATGGAGCTGGTTCCTG GTGGAGACTTCCTGTCCTTTCTTAGGAAGAAGAAAGACGAGATGAAAACGAAGCAGCTTGTTCGCTTCTCTGTCGATGCCGCTGCTGGGATGGCATACCTGGAGAGCAAGAACTGCATCCACAG GGACCTGGCGGCGAGGAACTGTCTGGTGGGGGAGGGCAGCGTGTTGAAGATCAGTGACTTTGGGATGAGTCGTCAGGAGGACGATGGCATTTATTCTTCCTCTGGACTCAAACAGATTCCCATCAAATGGACGGCACCTGAAGCCCTCAACTATG GTCGTTACAGCTCAGAGAGTGATGTGTGGAGTTACGGGATCCTGCTGTGGGAAACCTTTAGTCTCGGGGTGTGTCCTTATCCCGGGATGACCAATCAGCAGGCTCGAGAGCAggtggaaaaag GTTACAGGATGGTGTGTCCTCAGCGGTGCCCGGATGAAGTGTACAAAGTGATGCAGCGTTGCTGGCAGTACAACCCAGAGGAACGACCCAAGttctctgagctgcagcgagACCTCACCGCCATCAAGAAaaagtga
- the fer gene encoding tyrosine-protein kinase Fer isoform X3, translating to MGFGRDLRNSHEGLLKLQDWELKLLETVKRFMTLRVKSDKEYAALLLNMTQQTEKQEAADYVSTVSKSWSQVIRQTEALGRVMRSHADELNSGPLHRLATLIRDKQQVKKSYQSLHQQLESHNHKVTRSDLEKLKATYRQLSRDANNAKEKYKEALTKGREAERARERYDKVTAKLHNLHNQYVLAVCGARKQQDDHRRNAAPALLDALQRMQEDMTLALKSILEEYCEISSLLTDDIVKVHQEISAAVQQIDPLAEYQHFIDAYRSPETPEPNVEFDTTLLEETDNLPANEILWNTLTADSLQAMMSSATEELTLTQQNLRTKEALADDLDTKIQTSQQDGERRSDCVLLLSQKLALLELRHAVQSLRGSEARLASQKALLDTKMAAAANSPPPQPSPPALPYEDDARSMGSTDKTKEKTSRFDTLRHSLAGMIRSPKSQFFDVIPTSERPLGEQDWYHGAIPRTEAQELLRQQGDFLVRESHGKPGEYVLSVFSDEQRRHFIIQFADSQYRFEGTGFSTIPQLIEHHFTTKQVITKKSGVVLLHPVLKDKKWILNHEDVTLGDLLGKGNFGEVFKGTLQRDKLPVAVKTCKEDLPPELKIRFLSEARILKQYDHPNIVKLIGVCTQRQPIYIVMELVPGGDFLSFLRKKKDEMKTKQLVRFSVDAAAGMAYLESKNCIHRDLAARNCLVGEGSVLKISDFGMSRQEDDGIYSSSGLKQIPIKWTAPEALNYGRYSSESDVWSYGILLWETFSLGVCPYPGMTNQQAREQVEKGYRMVCPQRCPDEVYKVMQRCWQYNPEERPKFSELQRDLTAIKKK from the exons ATGGGGTTTGGTCGGGATCTGAGGAATTCCCATGAGGGTTTACTGAAGCTGCAGGACTGGGAGCTAAAG CTGCTGGAGACGGTGAAGCGATTCATGACTCTGCGGGTGAAGAGTGATAAGGAGTACGCGGCTCTGCTGCTTAACATGACTCAACAAACTGAGAAACAGGAAGCTGCGGACTACGTCAGCACCGTCAGCAAG tcctGGTCGCAGGTGATTCGTCAGACGGAGGCGTTGGGGCGAGTGATGAGGAGTCACGCTGACGAGCTGAACTCAGGTCCTCTGCACCGCCTCGCCACATTGATACGAGACAAGCAGCAGGTGAAGAAGAGCTACCAGAGTCTTCATCAACAGCTAGAGAGCCACAATCACAAG GTGACCAGGAGTGACCTGGAGAAGCTGAAGGCGACGTACCGTCAGTTGAGCCGTGACGCAAACAACgccaaagaaaaatataaagaagCTCTGACAAAAG GCCGGGAGGCAGAGCGTGCCCGAGAGCGTTACGACAAAGTGACAGCGAAGCTCCACAACCTTCATAACCAGTATGTGTTGGCAGTGTGCGGCGCGAGGAAGCAGCAGGACGACCACCGACGCAACGCGGCGCCTGCTCTGCTGGACGCTCTGCAGCGGATGCAGGAGGATATGACGCTCGCACT TAAGAGTATTCTGGAGGAGTACTGTGAGATCAGCAGTCTTCTGACCGACGACATCGTGAAAGTTCATCAGGAGATCTCAGCAGCTGTTCAGCAGATCGATCCACTCGCCGAGTATCAACACTTCATCGATGCATACAG gtcacCGGAGACTCCGGAGCCAAACGTGGAGTTTGACACTACTCTATTGGAGGAGACGGACAACCTGCCGGCCAATGAGATCCTCTGGAACACGCTGACGGCTGACAGTCTGCAGGCCAT GATGTCGTCAGCGACAGAGGAGCTGACGCTGACTCAGCAGAACCTGAGGACGAAGGAGGCCTTGGCCGATGACCTCGACACCAAGATTCAGACAAGCCAGCAAGATGGCGAGCGGAGGAGCGA ctgtgtgctgctgctcagtCAGAAGCTCGCGCTCCTCGAGCTCCGTCACGCTGTCCAGTCTCTGCGTGGATCTGAGGCCCGCCTCGCCTCCCAGAAGGCCCTGCTGGACACCAAGATGGCTGCCGCCGCCAACTCCCCTCCCCCACAACCGTCTCCCCCTGCACTGCCATATGAGGACGACGCTCGTTCTATGGGATCTACT gaTAAAACGAAGGAGAAGACGTCTCGTTTCGACACGCTGCGTCACTCTCTCGCTGGAATGATTCGTTCTCCTAAATCG caGTTCTTTGATGTGATCCCCACATCGGAGCGCCCCCTGGGGGAACAGGATTGGTATCATGGTGCCATCCCCCGCACTGAGGCTCAGGAGCTCCTGCGGCAACAGGGAGACTTCCTGGTGCGGGAGAGTCACGGTAAACCAGGCGAGTACGTCCTGTCGGTGTTCTCTGATGAGCAGAGACGACACTTCATCATCCAGTTCGCCGAC AGTCAGTACCGCTTCGAAGGGACCGGGTTCTCCACAATCCCTCAACTCATCGAGCATCATTTCACCACCAAGCAGGTCATCACCAAGAAGTCTGGAGTCGTTCTCCTCCACCCTGTCCTCAAG GATAAGAAGTGGATCCTGAACCATGAGGACGTGACGCTCGGGGACCTGCTGGGAAAG GGGAACTTTGGCGAAGTGTTTAAAGGGACACTGCAGCGCGACAAACTGCCGGTTGCTGTTAAAACGTGTAAAGAAGATTTACCTCCAGAGCTGAAGATCCGCTTCCTGTCTGAGGCCAG gaTACTGAAGCAGTACGACCACCCGAACATTGTGAAGCTGATTGGTGTTTGTACGCAGCGACAGCCGATCTACATCGTCATGGAGCTGGTTCCTG GTGGAGACTTCCTGTCCTTTCTTAGGAAGAAGAAAGACGAGATGAAAACGAAGCAGCTTGTTCGCTTCTCTGTCGATGCCGCTGCTGGGATGGCATACCTGGAGAGCAAGAACTGCATCCACAG GGACCTGGCGGCGAGGAACTGTCTGGTGGGGGAGGGCAGCGTGTTGAAGATCAGTGACTTTGGGATGAGTCGTCAGGAGGACGATGGCATTTATTCTTCCTCTGGACTCAAACAGATTCCCATCAAATGGACGGCACCTGAAGCCCTCAACTATG GTCGTTACAGCTCAGAGAGTGATGTGTGGAGTTACGGGATCCTGCTGTGGGAAACCTTTAGTCTCGGGGTGTGTCCTTATCCCGGGATGACCAATCAGCAGGCTCGAGAGCAggtggaaaaag GTTACAGGATGGTGTGTCCTCAGCGGTGCCCGGATGAAGTGTACAAAGTGATGCAGCGTTGCTGGCAGTACAACCCAGAGGAACGACCCAAGttctctgagctgcagcgagACCTCACCGCCATCAAGAAaaagtga
- the cdc26 gene encoding anaphase-promoting complex subunit CDC26 — protein MLRRKPTRLELKIDDTEEFESVKKELEARKRQREEAESGGGVGGSSVISVDIIGGGASASSSTAASRAELINERIGYKPHPKPATLPTLFGSLQF, from the exons ATGTTGAGGAGGAAACCGACTCGTCTGGAGCTGAAGATCGACGACACCGAGGAGTTTGAGAGCGTCAAGAAGGAGCTGGAG GCCAGGAAGCGTCAGCGAGAGGAGGCGGAGTCAGGAGGCGGAGTGGGCGGATCTTCTGTTATCAGTGTTGACATAATCGGGGGCGGGGCCtctgcatcctcctccacagcagcGTCGAGGGCGGAGCTAATCAACGAACGAATCGGGTACAAGCCCCACCCCAAACCGGCCACTCTGCCCACCCTGTTCGGAAGTTTACAATTTTAA
- the prpf4 gene encoding U4/U6 small nuclear ribonucleoprotein Prp4 — translation MSDDDDIAPPVKRGRVYYGSLEEKERERLSSDMGRSNTSGSDAVKAGIEAGNINISSGETLDMEERVSERQNDALAEFERRRRARQITVSTDDTEVKAGLRALSEPIILFGEGPADRRERLRGVLSVVGPDALKKSRKDEERGKRTQDECQLTWYHEGSASLKDARLWLAKYSLPRAMERLEAARAQRDVAEATMVMRQQELHKSLRNLNNFCSQIGDDRPISFCHFSPDSKMLATASWSGLCKLWSVPDCSPIRTLRGHNTNVGAIVFRPQAGVSLELSDVSLASCAADGSVKLWNLESDEPVADIEGHSERVSRVAWHPSGRFLGTTCYDNSWRLWDLEVQEEILHQEGHSKGVHDLHFHPDGSLAATGGLDSFGRVWDLRTGRCVVFLEGHLKEIYSVHFSPNGYHLATGSGDNTCKIWELRNRKCLYTVPAHQNLLSSVRYQPTDGHFLLTGAYDNTAKVWSQPGWTPLKTLAGHEGKVMGVDVSPDGKLIATCSYDRTFKLWVSE, via the exons ATGTCTGACGATGATGACATCGCTCCGCCCGTGAAGAGGGGTCGTGTTTACTATGGAAGCCTGGAGGAGAAAGAGCGGGAACGGCTGAGCTCCGACATGGGGAGAAGCAACACGTCAGGAAGTGATGCGGTGAAGGCGGGGATTGAGGCGGGAAACATCAACATCTCATCAG GAGAGACTCTGGATATGGAGGAGCGGGTCAGCGAGCGGCAGAATGATGCGCTGGCTGAGTTTGAGCGGCGGCGGCGTGCACGTCAGATCACCGTCTCCACCGACGACACTGAGGTGAAGGCGGGTCTCCGGGCTCTCAGTGAGCCAATCATATTGTTCGGAGAGGGACCAGCTGATCGCCGGGAAAG gttgCGGGGCGTTCTCTCTGTTGTTGGTCCAGACGCTCTGAAAAAGTCCAGAAAAGATGAAGAACGAGGGAAAAGAACACAGGACGAG tgtCAGCTGACGTGGTACCATGAAGGCTCCGCCTCCCTGAAGGACGCCCGGCTCTGGTTGGCCAAATACTCTCTGCCCCG GGCAATGGAGCGTCTGGAGGCTGCGCGAGCTCAGAGGGACGTGGCCGAGGCGACGATGGTGATGCGACAACAAGAGCTACACAAGAGTCTGAGG AATTTGAACAACTTCTGCAGCCAGATCGGTGACGATCGACCAATCAGCTTCTGCCATTTCAGCCCTGACTCCAAGATGTTGGCCACAGCCTCTTG gagTGGTCTGTGTAAGCTGTGGTCCGTCCCCGACTGCAGCCCGATTCGTACACTCAGAG GACACAACACCAACGTCGGCGCCATCGTCTTCCGCCCTCAGGCCGGAGTCTCTCTCGAGCTATCGGATGTCAGCTTGGCCTCGTGTGCTGCTGATGGCTCTGTGAAGCTGTGGAACCtcgagag TGACGAGCCTGTGGCGGACATCGAGGGTCACAGTGAGCGAGTGTCCCGTGTGGCCTGGCATCCATCTGGAAGGTTCCTCGGAACGACGTG CTATGATAACTCGTGGCGTCTCTGGGATCTGGAGGTTCAGGAGGAAATTCTTCATCAGGAAGGTCACAGCAAAGGAGTCCACGACCTTCACTTCCACCCCGACGGCTCCCTGGCTGCTACTGG AGGCCTGGATTCGTTCGGCAGGGTGTGGGACCTTCGGACTGGACGCTGTGTCGTTTTCCTCGAGGGTCACTTGAAGGAGATCTACAGCGTGCACTTCTCCCCCAACgg GTATCacctggcaacaggaagtggtGATAACACCTGCAAGATTTGGGAGctgagaaacaggaagtgcttGTACACAGTCCCCGCCCACCAGAACCTTCTGTCTTCAGTCCGCTACCAAC CGACAGACGGTCACTTCCTGTTGACCGGAGCGTATGACAACACAGCAAAGGTTTGGAGTCAGCCTGGTTGGACGCCACTGAAGACGCTCGCCGGGCACGAGGGGAAG GTCATGGGAGTCGACGTGTCACCTGACGGGAAATTGATCGCAACTTGTTCCTATGACCGCACCTTCAAACTCTGGGTATCGGAGTGA